From the Hymenobacter yonginensis genome, one window contains:
- a CDS encoding queuosine precursor transporter, with translation MPQPLSHKKQQLYLVLSGIFIVNALLAEIIGVKIFSVDALMGLPGNLTAGVLIWPVVFVTTDIINEYFGKEGVLRVSYLTVGLILFAFLVIYATTLLPPAAFWLDANKADAQGRPFDVDFAYRSIFRQGLGIIAGSITAFGIGQVLDATVFQLLRRATGGRYVWLRATGSTLVSQLVDSFVVLFVAFYVFGNWTLEQVLSVANANYWYKFAAAILLTPVLYLAHFLIDRYLGDEATHELQQEAAADAAV, from the coding sequence ATGCCCCAACCCTTATCCCACAAAAAGCAGCAGCTGTACCTGGTGCTCAGCGGCATTTTCATCGTGAATGCGCTGCTGGCCGAGATTATCGGGGTGAAGATTTTCTCGGTGGATGCGCTGATGGGGCTGCCCGGCAACCTCACGGCGGGCGTGCTGATCTGGCCCGTAGTGTTCGTGACCACCGATATCATCAACGAGTACTTTGGCAAGGAAGGCGTGCTACGCGTGAGCTACCTCACGGTGGGCCTGATTCTGTTTGCCTTCCTCGTGATTTACGCCACTACCCTGCTGCCCCCGGCCGCCTTCTGGCTCGATGCCAACAAAGCCGACGCCCAGGGCCGGCCCTTCGACGTGGACTTTGCCTACCGCAGCATTTTCCGGCAGGGTCTGGGCATCATTGCGGGTTCCATCACGGCGTTTGGTATCGGGCAGGTGCTCGATGCCACGGTGTTTCAGCTGCTGCGCCGGGCCACCGGGGGACGCTACGTATGGCTGCGCGCCACGGGCTCCACGCTGGTTTCCCAGCTCGTCGATTCGTTCGTGGTGCTGTTCGTGGCCTTCTACGTGTTCGGCAACTGGACGTTGGAGCAGGTGCTGAGTGTGGCCAACGCCAATTACTGGTATAAATTTGCCGCCGCCATCCTGCTAACGCCCGTGCTCTACCTCGCCCACTTCCTCATCGACCGGTACCTGGGTGACGAAGCTACCCACGAGTTGCAACAGGAAGCCGCTGCTGATGCGGCGGTGTAA
- a CDS encoding ribonuclease Z: MEFELKILGSASATPFMDRHHTAQVLTVGGTQYLIDCGEGTQRRLMEHKIRHQRIHTIFISHLHGDHFFGLFGLLGTMHLNGRTEPLKIFGPPGLDEVLTMQFRHSYTHLSFELEFTPVDTTQHLQIFEDKHLTVHTLPMRHRIPCCGYLFREKPKRRRLLAERLPDGLTPAQLTALTLGDDLLDDAGQLLVPNAAVTTEPKHARSYAFCSDTLYTEGLADLVRGVDLLYHEATFMDDMRERAAVTHHSTARQAGLLARRAEVHRLLIGHFSSRYRDLEPLLTEAKTQFEWTELAVEGLSVSLAE, translated from the coding sequence TTGGAGTTTGAGCTCAAAATCCTGGGCAGCGCTTCGGCCACCCCGTTCATGGACCGGCACCACACGGCGCAGGTGCTCACGGTGGGCGGCACCCAGTACCTGATTGACTGCGGCGAAGGCACCCAGCGCCGGCTGATGGAGCACAAGATCCGGCACCAGCGCATCCACACCATCTTCATCAGCCACCTGCACGGCGACCATTTTTTCGGGCTGTTCGGCCTGCTGGGCACCATGCACCTGAACGGCCGCACCGAGCCGCTGAAGATATTCGGTCCGCCCGGCCTCGATGAGGTGCTGACCATGCAGTTCCGGCATTCGTACACGCACCTGAGCTTCGAGCTGGAGTTTACGCCGGTGGATACCACCCAGCACCTCCAGATTTTCGAGGACAAGCACCTGACGGTGCACACGCTGCCCATGCGCCACCGCATTCCGTGCTGCGGCTACCTGTTCCGCGAAAAGCCCAAGCGCCGCCGCCTGCTGGCCGAGCGCCTGCCCGATGGCCTCACCCCCGCCCAGCTCACGGCCCTCACCCTCGGCGACGACCTGCTGGACGACGCCGGCCAGCTGCTGGTGCCCAACGCCGCCGTCACCACCGAGCCCAAGCACGCCCGCAGCTACGCCTTCTGCTCCGATACGCTGTACACCGAGGGCCTAGCCGATCTGGTGCGCGGTGTGGATCTGCTCTATCATGAGGCCACCTTCATGGACGATATGCGCGAGCGGGCCGCCGTGACGCACCACTCCACCGCCCGGCAGGCCGGCCTGCTGGCCCGTCGCGCCGAGGTGCACCGCCTGCTCATCGGCCACTTCAGCAGCCGTTACCGCGACCTGGAGCCGCTGCTGACCGAGGCCAAAACCCAGTTCGAGTGGACGGAGCTGGCCGTGGAAGGCCTGTCGGTTTCGCTGGCCGAGTAG
- the trpS gene encoding tryptophan--tRNA ligase, which produces MSRILTGIQSTGRPHLGNLLGAILPAIELSKSSANESLLFIADLHSLTTVRDAELLRQNTYAVAASWLACGFDTDKNLFYRQSDVPQVTELTWYLSCFTPFPMLANAHSFKDKSDRLSDVNAGLFTYPVLMAADILLYDAEIVPVGKDQVQHLEIARDIASAFNNRYGETFVLPQSRVDEQIQTIPGLDGQKMSKSYGNIIDIFLDDKALLKNIKLIVSDSTPLEAPKNPDTDTTFKLFSLLATPEQTAEMRQNYLNGGYGYGHAKQALYEVIRSRFAQEREQFNFYMNNLPEVDRKLAEGAAKAQAYGSEVLNKVREKVGYQKR; this is translated from the coding sequence ATGTCCCGCATCCTCACCGGCATTCAGAGTACCGGCCGCCCGCATCTGGGCAACCTGCTCGGTGCCATCCTGCCCGCCATTGAACTCTCCAAAAGCAGCGCCAACGAGAGCCTGCTGTTCATTGCCGACCTGCACTCTCTCACCACCGTGCGCGACGCCGAGCTGCTGCGCCAGAACACCTACGCCGTGGCGGCCTCCTGGCTGGCCTGCGGCTTCGATACCGACAAGAACCTGTTCTACCGCCAGTCCGACGTGCCGCAGGTGACGGAGCTGACGTGGTACCTGAGCTGCTTCACGCCCTTCCCGATGCTGGCCAACGCCCACTCGTTCAAGGACAAGAGCGACCGGCTTTCCGACGTGAATGCGGGCCTGTTCACGTATCCGGTGCTGATGGCGGCCGATATCCTGCTCTACGACGCGGAAATCGTGCCCGTGGGCAAAGACCAAGTGCAGCACCTGGAAATTGCGCGCGACATTGCCTCGGCCTTCAACAATCGCTACGGCGAAACCTTCGTGCTGCCCCAGTCGCGGGTGGACGAGCAGATCCAGACAATCCCCGGCCTCGATGGGCAGAAGATGAGCAAGAGCTACGGCAACATCATCGACATCTTCCTCGACGACAAGGCGCTGCTGAAGAACATCAAGCTCATCGTATCGGACAGCACGCCGCTGGAAGCCCCCAAAAACCCCGATACCGACACCACCTTCAAGCTGTTCTCGCTGCTGGCCACGCCCGAGCAGACCGCCGAGATGCGCCAGAACTACCTTAACGGCGGCTACGGCTACGGCCACGCCAAGCAGGCCCTGTACGAGGTTATCCGCAGCCGTTTCGCCCAGGAGCGGGAGCAGTTCAACTTCTACATGAACAACCTGCCCGAAGTGGACCGCAAGCTGGCCGAAGGCGCCGCTAAAGCCCAGGCCTATGGCTCCGAAGTGCTTAATAAAGTGCGCGAGAAAGTAGGCTACCAGAAGCGGTAG
- a CDS encoding DUF4198 domain-containing protein, with translation MRHSFRFRFRVCLLAGVCLLGGTTLAREFWLQPAQFFVAPGTSLALRVFVGENFTGERWAGKSSRVTRLTHFAPSGPHDLLPAATTADTLHAALTFQEPGTHLVALATNNTSSTLEASQFNTYLKQQGLDYILLERQKRGTLNQPGREAYRRCATTLVQAGAPAALDTARAWSRPTGLPLELVPEQNPYTLKAGASLTVRVLAEGLPQAGQLVQVWQRSPGQPVRISKLYSNQNGRVLLRLSGAGTFMLSTVRMVPATLPEADWQSTWASLSFGFRPLAAR, from the coding sequence ATGCGCCATTCGTTCCGCTTTCGTTTTCGTGTTTGTCTGCTGGCGGGGGTGTGCCTGCTGGGCGGCACCACTCTGGCCCGGGAGTTCTGGCTGCAGCCAGCCCAGTTCTTCGTAGCGCCCGGCACCAGCCTGGCCCTGCGCGTATTTGTGGGCGAAAACTTTACTGGCGAACGGTGGGCCGGCAAAAGCAGCCGCGTCACGCGCCTCACCCACTTCGCCCCCTCCGGCCCGCACGACCTGCTGCCCGCCGCCACCACTGCCGACACCCTGCACGCCGCCCTGACGTTCCAGGAGCCGGGCACGCACCTGGTGGCCCTGGCCACCAACAACACCAGCAGCACTCTTGAGGCCAGCCAGTTCAACACCTACCTTAAGCAGCAGGGCCTCGACTACATTCTGCTGGAGCGGCAGAAGCGCGGCACCCTCAACCAGCCCGGCCGCGAGGCCTACCGGCGCTGCGCCACCACACTGGTGCAAGCCGGTGCCCCCGCCGCCCTCGACACGGCCCGGGCCTGGAGCCGACCCACCGGCCTGCCGCTGGAGCTGGTGCCCGAGCAGAACCCCTACACTCTGAAAGCCGGCGCCTCGCTCACGGTGCGGGTGCTGGCTGAGGGGCTGCCCCAGGCCGGCCAGCTGGTGCAGGTATGGCAGCGCAGCCCCGGCCAGCCCGTCCGGATTAGCAAGCTCTACAGTAACCAAAACGGCCGGGTGCTGTTACGTCTATCCGGGGCCGGGACGTTTATGCTCAGCACCGTCAGAATGGTGCCTGCCACGCTTCCTGAGGCCGACTGGCAGAGCACCTGGGCAAGTCTCAGCTTTGGATTTCGGCCGTTAGCAGCCCGTTGA
- a CDS encoding fasciclin domain-containing protein yields MNTPTFPTAWNLFRTLLLSLFALGSLSLVACDDDEDTTMATPAQNIVQVAQGNPAFSTLVAAVTKADLATTLSGTGPFTVFAPTNDAFAKLSAPFNSAANITAITDPAQIATLRGILLYHVLGSNVKAADIANGSSSATTARPATSVGGTPINDNTLYLTKNGTGIFINGGTRVVTADVAASNGTIHAIDNVLMPPSQTIAAIVAASATRTTNPEFTLLLQALQRPAAAPILAAAGTQSANVTVFAPTDAAFRALLGTAPLSSVSDADLTAILSRHVIGTGRVFSSDLAAGTVTTLGGPVTVAAVGTGFTVRGGSGTAANIATANILATNGVVHVIDQVLRP; encoded by the coding sequence ATGAACACACCCACCTTTCCCACTGCCTGGAACCTGTTTCGCACGCTACTGCTGAGCCTATTTGCGCTTGGTAGCCTCAGCTTAGTAGCCTGCGATGACGACGAAGACACTACTATGGCCACGCCAGCCCAGAATATTGTGCAGGTGGCGCAGGGTAACCCAGCGTTCAGCACCCTGGTTGCCGCCGTTACGAAGGCGGATCTGGCCACCACGCTGAGTGGTACCGGGCCCTTTACTGTATTCGCGCCCACCAACGATGCGTTTGCCAAGCTGTCGGCGCCTTTCAACAGCGCTGCCAACATTACGGCCATCACCGATCCTGCCCAGATTGCTACGCTTCGGGGCATTCTGCTCTACCACGTGCTCGGCTCCAATGTGAAGGCCGCTGACATTGCCAATGGCAGCAGCTCTGCCACTACGGCCCGGCCTGCTACTTCCGTGGGCGGCACGCCTATCAACGACAACACGCTGTATCTGACTAAAAACGGAACGGGCATCTTTATTAATGGTGGCACCCGTGTGGTGACAGCCGATGTAGCGGCCAGCAACGGCACCATCCATGCCATCGACAACGTGCTGATGCCGCCGAGCCAGACTATTGCAGCTATTGTGGCGGCCAGTGCTACCCGCACCACCAACCCCGAGTTTACGCTGCTGCTACAGGCGCTGCAGCGCCCAGCCGCCGCGCCTATTCTGGCGGCTGCCGGCACCCAGAGTGCCAACGTAACGGTGTTTGCTCCCACAGATGCTGCTTTCCGGGCACTGTTGGGTACCGCGCCACTAAGTTCGGTGTCGGATGCCGACCTGACGGCTATTCTTTCGCGTCACGTAATTGGGACGGGCCGCGTTTTCTCGTCTGATCTGGCGGCCGGCACCGTCACGACGCTGGGTGGCCCCGTGACGGTGGCTGCTGTCGGTACTGGCTTTACGGTGCGGGGCGGCAGCGGCACAGCCGCCAACATTGCTACCGCCAACATTTTGGCTACCAACGGTGTCGTGCACGTCATTGATCAGGTGCTCCGGCCCTAA
- a CDS encoding STAS domain-containing protein: protein MKYSIDKKETYTIITIDEKKLDTTVAPDLKSEFVKLNAEGINNLILDLSNVKYTDSSGLSSILIANRLCNSTGGLLVLTGLQDHVMKLITISKLESVLHILPTVEEGIDRIFLHAIERDLTSKE from the coding sequence ATGAAGTACTCAATTGATAAAAAGGAAACGTACACGATAATTACGATCGACGAGAAGAAGCTGGACACCACCGTAGCTCCCGACCTGAAATCGGAATTCGTGAAGCTGAATGCCGAAGGAATCAACAACCTGATCCTCGACCTCAGCAACGTAAAGTACACCGACTCATCGGGGTTGAGCTCTATTCTGATTGCCAATCGCCTGTGCAATTCCACCGGCGGCCTGCTGGTGCTCACCGGCCTGCAGGACCACGTGATGAAGCTCATCACCATCAGCAAGCTCGAATCGGTTCTGCACATTCTGCCCACCGTGGAAGAAGGTATCGACCGGATTTTCCTACACGCCATTGAGCGCGATCTGACAAGCAAAGAATAG